Within Sorangiineae bacterium MSr11367, the genomic segment CAGATCGACGTCACCGCCCGTGACGAGAACGCCGACCAAATTTTGCGCTGGATCGGGCGCGGCAGCAGCGACTCCCCGGTCGCGCGCGGCACCGGTTCGGGCGTCGTCTTCACGCCCGACGGGGCCATCCTGACGAACAACCACGTCATCGAGGGCGCGCTCACCATCAACGTCCACCTGCGCGACGGGCGCTTCTTGCCCGCCCGCCTCGTCGGCCGCGATCCCGCGACGGATCTCGCGGTCATCAAGGTGGACACGCAGGGCCTCGTGGCCGCGAAGTTCGCCGACAGCGATGCGATGAAGGTCGGCGAGTGGGTCGTGGCCATCGGCTCGCCGTTCGGCCTCGGCTACACGGTCACCACCGGCGTGCTCAGCGCCAAAGGTCGCGGGCAGCTCGGGATGAACCTCATCGAGGATTACCTCCAGACCGACGCGAGCATCAACCCGGGCAACTCGGGCGGCCCGCTCTGCGATCTCGAGGGCCGCGTGGTCGGCATCAACACGATGATCGTGGGTCGCGGCAGCGGCATCGGCTTCGCGGTGCCGTCGAACATGGCCCGCCGCGCGGCGGAGCAAATCCTCAAGAGCGGGCGCGTCGAGCGCGCATGGATCGGCGTGGGCGCGCAGGATCTCTCCCCGGAGCTGGCGACGGTGATGAAGGTCGATCCGCGGGCGGGCGCCCTGGTCAACGCGGTGGGGGACAACTCGCCCGCCAAGCGCGCGCAGATCAAACCGGGCGACGTCATCGCGGCGGTGGCCGC encodes:
- a CDS encoding trypsin-like peptidase domain-containing protein: MRPLTLRSLVVLACLGLSAPALAQAQKEKVSAQAQGPSPAQVQASQAEARKLSDAFVNVAERVSPSVVQIDVTARDENADQILRWIGRGSSDSPVARGTGSGVVFTPDGAILTNNHVIEGALTINVHLRDGRFLPARLVGRDPATDLAVIKVDTQGLVAAKFADSDAMKVGEWVVAIGSPFGLGYTVTTGVLSAKGRGQLGMNLIEDYLQTDASINPGNSGGPLCDLEGRVVGINTMIVGRGSGIGFAVPSNMARRAAEQILKSGRVERAWIGVGAQDLSPELATVMKVDPRAGALVNAVGDNSPAKRAQIKPGDVIAAVAARPIHDSHDLTREVLSHDVGQTLELEVLRDGKRYGTKVTLAARPEPAVPPIPVQQQGVPQPGLGLTVRDLTPQQASQAGLPSKALPLITGISPGSSADRAGLKVGDVIVEVDGTSEPTSSQVQQAAADGQLLLRVKRRESSFYAALKK